GAACGCGAAGTGCTGGTACGCGGCTGGGTGCGCACCCGCCGTGGCAACAAATACGTGCAGTTCATTGCCATAAACGACGGCTCCGGCTTTAATTCGATTCAGGTAGTAGCCAATGCCGAGCAGTTTCCGGAGGAAAAGCTAAAGGCCGATGGTGTAGAGAACGGCGCCGCCGTACAGGTGCGCGGTCGGCTGGTAGCTTCGCAGGGCAAAGGGCAGACGGTTGAAATTCAGGCCACGGACATTTCGGTGTATGGCAAAGCCGATACCGAGACGTACCCCTTGCAGAAGAAAGGCCACTCGCTGGAATTCCTGCGCGAAATTGCTCACCTGCGCCCCCGCACTAACACGTTTGGGGCCGTGCTGCGCATTCGGCACGCCATGGCGTTTGCGGTGCACCAGTACTTCAACAACCACGGCTTCTTTTACGTGCACACGCCCATCATCACGGGTTCCGATGCCGAAGGCGCCGGCCAAATGTTCCGGGTAACCACCCTGCCCGACCAGAACCCGCCCCTCACGGAGGATAAAGCTGGCGTAGACTACAAGCAGGACTTCTTCGGCAAGCAAACCAACCTCACGGTTTCGGGCCAGTTGGAAGGCGAAATTGCAGCCCTGGCCCTGGGCAAGGTGTACACCTTCGGCCCCACGTTCCGGGCCGAAAACTCCAACACCGCCCGCCACCTGGCCGAGTTCTGGATGATTGAGCCCGAAGTGGCCTTCAACGACCTGCAGGACAACATGGACCTGGCTGAGGACTTCCTCCGCTACCTGGTGCGCTACGCCCTCGATAACTGCCAGGACGACCTCAAGTTTCTCAACGAGCAGTACGACAAGGAGCTACTCACGCGGCTGCAGTTTGTGGTGGACAATGAGTTCCAGCGCCTGAACTATACCGAGGCAGTAGAAATCCTGAAGTCGGCCAAGCAGAAGTTTGAATTTCCCGTGGATTGGGGCACCGACCTGCAGAGCGAGCATGAGCGCTACCTGGTAGAGAAGCACTTCAAGAAGCCGGTTATCCTGACCAACTACCCCAAGGATATCAAGGCGTTCTACATGAAGCTCAACGAGGACGGCAAAACCGTGCGCGCCATGGACGTGCTCTTCCCCGGCATCGGTGAAATCATTGGCGGCTCGGAGCGGGAGGAAAGCCTGGAGAAGCTGACTAAGCGCATGGCCGAAATGAACGTGCCCGAGCATGACCTGTGGTGGTATCTGGAGCTGCGTAAATACGGCACCGCACCGCACTCAGGCTTCGGCCTGGGCTTCGAGCGCCTCATCCTGTTCGTGACCGGCATGGCCAACATCCGTGACGTGATTCCCTTTCCCCGCTTCCCGAAGAGCGCGGAGTTTTAAGACTACGGTTTTAGTCGAAATCCAGGACAATTACACAGCAACGGCCACCTCAGTAGAGGTGGCCGTTGTGGTTTTCAGTTTGGGCTGATGCAGGCCTTAACAATAGTCCCGTAGCTCTTTGTCGTCCACGGCCAGCAGGTTATCCAGGCGCACTTCGAAGCCGTCTTCCAGGCGCAGGTACTCCACTTTGTCGCGCAGAAACAGGTCCGTAATCACGCCGCTGTAGGTGCTGGGTGGGGTGTCGGGCTCGGTGCGGTACACTAAAGTGCAGCGCTGGCGGGAAGTGGCCAGGGCCTCCAGCTCGTCATAGAACGAGCAGTTAATGGGTTGATAGTCGGTAGCCATAGCAGGCTGTACGCAAAAGCCCCGCCTCCGGTATTGGAGACGGGGCTTAATTTATTTGCCGGAAATGCGGCGCAGGCCGCTTAGTGCTTGCCCTTGCCGTGGCCTTTTCCATGGCCCGGACCTTGGCCTGGGTGTCCACCCCGGTCATCTACCACAATCACCCGGCCGGGGGCAGAGTAGTAGCTACCACGCATTTTCTTAGCCTGGCCGGGAGGCATGCCGTGGGGATGGGGCTTTTTATACTTCACGCGGTGTTCCCGGATGAGTACCCAGGGCTGTGAGCCGCGGTAATCCAGTACTACCGGGTGAAAGTTGGCGGTATTGTAACCGCGCAGACTCTGCAGGCGCGTCCAGCGGCCGTCGCGCATAACAATGTAGCGCCTGTCTTGCAGGTCATAGTAGCCGTCGTACTCTGGTACATAGTAGTAGCGCGTGCCCGCTGGTGCAGCAGGGCCCCAGGAAGGTGGGTTGATGTTGATATTCACCTGCGCCTGGGTAGGAGCTGCTGCGCCCAGCAGGAATAGCGCGAAAAAGCCGGAAAGCGCAATTTTCGGGAAGAACTTCATAGGAAAAGCAAGTTGAGATGAACAGTCAAAGTTCAATGAGGCAAGAACAACGCCAAATCTGGATAGTGTACGCATCCCATAAAAAGAACACCGGATTTGCGGGCACAATCCGGTTGAGTTTGTTGTTAGAGCCTCTCTGTACTGTTGGCAACGTCTGACAGCCTTCTAACCCAGGAGGCGCTAAAGTCCTTGGGAAATAAGCTATTCACACTAGCCGCCGGGGTTCGTTTTACGTACCTTTGCAGACTTATCCGCTTCGCTGTTGCATGGCCAAAAAATCATCCGTATCCGCTTCTTCCACCACCTCCCGCAAAGGACGCGCTTCTCAACCCGCTGCTCCTGCCACAGCAGTAGCCGTAGCCGATAACTCCGAACAGCATACTGCTGCCGTGCAGGCGGTGCCGCTGGCAGAGCAGGTCAGCGAAGCCGTGGTGGCCGCCCATGCCGCTGCCCGCCCCCTGGCCGCCGATATAGAGTCGCCGTTTATTGACGTATATGGGGCGCGGGAGCACAACCTAAAGAACGTTACTGTCAAAATTCCGCGCGGTAAGCTGGTGGTGTTCACCGGTATTTCCGGCTCGGGCAAGTCATCGTTGGCGTTTGATACGATTTACGCCGAAGGCCAGCGTCGCTACATGGAGACGTTTTCGGCCTATGCCCGCTCCTTTATGGGCGGCCTGGAGCGGCCCGATGTGGACAAGATTGAGGGCCTGTCGCCGGTTATCAGCATCGAGCAGAAAACCACCTCGCGCAACCCCCGCTCCACGGTAGGCACCATCACGGAGATTTACGACTTCCTGCGCCTGTTCTACGCCCGCACGGCCGAGGCCTTCAGCTACGCCACGGGCAAAAAGATGATCCGGCAGTCAGACGACCAGATCATCAACTACATTCTCAAGCACTTTGATGGCAGCAAGCTGGTGGTGCTGGCGCCGGTAGTAAAAGGCCGCAAAGGCCACTACCGCGAGCTGTTCCAGCAGATTGCCAAGCTGGGCTTCACCAAAGTGCGCGTAGATGGCGAGTTGCTCGACATCACGGCCAAGATGCAGGTGGACCGCTACAAAATCCACGACATCGAAATTGTGATTGACCGGCTGGCGGTGAAGGAGGAAGACCGGTTCCGCCTCTCGGGCTCGGTGCAGAATGCGCTAACCCACGGCAAAGGCACTATGCTGGTGCTGGACCCCGACTCCGGGAAGACCCAGTTCTTCTCGCGCTTTCTGATGGACCCCACCACCGGCATTGCCTACGACGACCCCGCCCCGAATACCTTTTCCTTCAACTCGCCCTACGGCGCCTGCCCCGTGTGCAACGGCCTGGGCGAGGTGCAGGAAATCACCCGCGAGTCGGTGATGCCGGATACCAAGCTCAGCATCAGCCGCGGCGGTATTGCGCCGCTGGGGGAGTACCGCGACATCTGGATTTTCCAGCAGCTGGGCCTGATTCTCAAAAAGCACAAAGCCAGCCTGAGCACCTCCATCGAAAAGCTGCCGGCCGAGCTGGTGGACCGGCTGCTGCACGGCATTCCGGAAGATGAAGACGCCGACCCCAAAAAAGCGGGCTACACGGAGCCATTTGAAGGCATTATTCCCTTCCTGCGCCGGCAAATGGATTCCGAGTCGGACAACATCCGGGAGTGGATTCAGCAGTACACTCAGGCAAAAGAGTGCCCCGAGTGCCACGGCTACCGCCTGAAAAAGGAGAGCCTGCACTTCAAAATTGCCGACCACCACATTGGCGAGCTGTCGGTGATGGACATTAAGCAGTTGGCTGAGTGGTTTGAGGACCTGGAAAAGCGCCTCACCGACCGCCAGAACCTGATTGCTCGCGAACTGCTGAAGGAAATCCGCAAGCGCATCGGCTTTTTGCTGGAAGTGGGCCTGGATTACTTGGACCTGCACCGCTCCGTGCGCACGCTCTCGGGCGGCGAGTCGCAGCGCATTCGCCTGGCTACGCAAATCGGCACCCAGCTGGTGGGCGTGCTCTACATTATGGACGAGCCCAGCATTGGCCTGCACCAGCGCGACAACGAGCGCCTCATCAAAGCCCTGCAGCACCTGCGGGACCTGGGCAACTCCGTGATTGTGGTGGAGCACGACAAGGATATGATTATGCACGCCGACCATGTGCTGGACATTGGTCCGGGCGCGGGCATTCACGGCGGGCATATTGTGGCCGAAGGCACTCCGAAGGAAATCTTCTCCAGTGGCTCGCTCACCTCCCAATACCTCAGCGGCCAGAAGCACATTGAGCTGCGCAAAACCAAGCGCGCCGGCGACGGCGGCGAACTGGTGCTGAAAGGCGCCAAAGGCCACAACCTGAAAAACGTAACAGCGAAATTCCCACTAGGTAAGTTCATTGCTGTAACGGGGGTTTCGGGCTCCGGCAAGTCCTCCTTGATTCATGATACCCTATACCCCATTCTCAACCAGCATTTCTTTAATGCCAAGCGCGAGCCGCTGGCTTACGGCAGCATTGAAGGCCTGGATTTGATTGATAAGGTGATTGAAGTGGACCAGTCGCCGATTGGGCGCACGCCGCGCTCCAATCCGGCTACCTACACGGGTGTGTTCACCGAAATCCGCCAGCTGTATTCCTCGCTGCCGGAAGCCAAAATCCGGGGCTATGGGCCGGGGCGCTTCTCCTTCAACGTGAAGGGCGGACGCTGCGAAACCTGCGAGGGGGCCGGTATGCGCACCATCGAAATGAATTTCCTGCCCGATGTGCACGTGCCCTGCGAAACCTGCAAAGGCCGCCGCTACAACCGTGAAACGCTGGAAGTGCGCTTTAAAGGTAAGTCCATTACCGATGTGCTGGACATGACGGTGGAAAAGGCCGTGGAGTTCTTTGAGTTTCAGCCCCGCATCCTGCGCAAAATCAAAACTCTGAATGAAGTAGGCCTCGGCTACCTCACGCTGGGCCAGCAGGCCACCACGCTTTCCGGTGGCGAAGCGCAGCGCGTGAAGCTGGCCACGGAGCTCAGCAAAAAGGACACCGGCAAAACGTTCTATATCCTGGACGAGCCCACCACCGGCCTGCACTTCGAGGACATCAACCACCTGGCCGTGGTGCTGCAGAAGCTGGCCGACAAGGGTAACACCGTGCTCATCATCGAGCACAACCTGGACCTCATTAAAGTGGCCGACCACGTTATTGACATCGGGCCGGAAGGCGGTGCGGGCGGCGGCACTATTGTGGCGCAGGGTACGCCGGAGCAAGTGGCCAAGAGCAAGAAGGGCTACACGGCCCGCTTCCTGGCCGAGGAGCTGAAAACCAGTAAATACGCCGAGGAAGAAGCCCCGGCCGCCTAATAAAAAAGCCTCTGTAATAAGTACAGAGGCTTTTTTTATTATACAACGTGCAGGCAGCTAT
The Hymenobacter sp. DG25B genome window above contains:
- the uvrA gene encoding excinuclease ABC subunit UvrA: MAKKSSVSASSTTSRKGRASQPAAPATAVAVADNSEQHTAAVQAVPLAEQVSEAVVAAHAAARPLAADIESPFIDVYGAREHNLKNVTVKIPRGKLVVFTGISGSGKSSLAFDTIYAEGQRRYMETFSAYARSFMGGLERPDVDKIEGLSPVISIEQKTTSRNPRSTVGTITEIYDFLRLFYARTAEAFSYATGKKMIRQSDDQIINYILKHFDGSKLVVLAPVVKGRKGHYRELFQQIAKLGFTKVRVDGELLDITAKMQVDRYKIHDIEIVIDRLAVKEEDRFRLSGSVQNALTHGKGTMLVLDPDSGKTQFFSRFLMDPTTGIAYDDPAPNTFSFNSPYGACPVCNGLGEVQEITRESVMPDTKLSISRGGIAPLGEYRDIWIFQQLGLILKKHKASLSTSIEKLPAELVDRLLHGIPEDEDADPKKAGYTEPFEGIIPFLRRQMDSESDNIREWIQQYTQAKECPECHGYRLKKESLHFKIADHHIGELSVMDIKQLAEWFEDLEKRLTDRQNLIARELLKEIRKRIGFLLEVGLDYLDLHRSVRTLSGGESQRIRLATQIGTQLVGVLYIMDEPSIGLHQRDNERLIKALQHLRDLGNSVIVVEHDKDMIMHADHVLDIGPGAGIHGGHIVAEGTPKEIFSSGSLTSQYLSGQKHIELRKTKRAGDGGELVLKGAKGHNLKNVTAKFPLGKFIAVTGVSGSGKSSLIHDTLYPILNQHFFNAKREPLAYGSIEGLDLIDKVIEVDQSPIGRTPRSNPATYTGVFTEIRQLYSSLPEAKIRGYGPGRFSFNVKGGRCETCEGAGMRTIEMNFLPDVHVPCETCKGRRYNRETLEVRFKGKSITDVLDMTVEKAVEFFEFQPRILRKIKTLNEVGLGYLTLGQQATTLSGGEAQRVKLATELSKKDTGKTFYILDEPTTGLHFEDINHLAVVLQKLADKGNTVLIIEHNLDLIKVADHVIDIGPEGGAGGGTIVAQGTPEQVAKSKKGYTARFLAEELKTSKYAEEEAPAA
- the asnS gene encoding asparagine--tRNA ligase is translated as MSDLRRSSVQELLRSEELEREVLVRGWVRTRRGNKYVQFIAINDGSGFNSIQVVANAEQFPEEKLKADGVENGAAVQVRGRLVASQGKGQTVEIQATDISVYGKADTETYPLQKKGHSLEFLREIAHLRPRTNTFGAVLRIRHAMAFAVHQYFNNHGFFYVHTPIITGSDAEGAGQMFRVTTLPDQNPPLTEDKAGVDYKQDFFGKQTNLTVSGQLEGEIAALALGKVYTFGPTFRAENSNTARHLAEFWMIEPEVAFNDLQDNMDLAEDFLRYLVRYALDNCQDDLKFLNEQYDKELLTRLQFVVDNEFQRLNYTEAVEILKSAKQKFEFPVDWGTDLQSEHERYLVEKHFKKPVILTNYPKDIKAFYMKLNEDGKTVRAMDVLFPGIGEIIGGSEREESLEKLTKRMAEMNVPEHDLWWYLELRKYGTAPHSGFGLGFERLILFVTGMANIRDVIPFPRFPKSAEF